One genomic window of Camelina sativa cultivar DH55 chromosome 5, Cs, whole genome shotgun sequence includes the following:
- the LOC104787412 gene encoding FBD-associated F-box protein At1g61320-like yields MSESSNKQFKVLQNLPDELMVRSLSFLPIQSLLQTRVVSKLFRHTEIRSLDLDYSGIFSVERSQLEVINIIQNVFNKHEGMEIKRFVLCPNGIDWEESVTSWINTCIGKNIQEIVLDFSKSREVVEIPIDFSAIKTLTVLNLGWCKFDEIPNNSPEGLKLLKKLSLTRTMTTKEMVDAILRNCIHLELLELNECFIYGILTIPALNHKKFKSLVLSTMSNITDIVVHAPTLEYFKYEGYVTNITFSTTDALKEANIHYKRNRHIYDPSDMVISNMKDFTKVYVLATTNIFLEALIKRHVGGGRLERKGTFKFENLTDFKISFNARSICTLFEIAEFLNDCPKVERLVIDIQNFEYADRLEFWEIHLKEEIENNNYLFMFLNEVKIIGYKNHWHELDIIEFFVKNAPALVKVDLEMPKNSKTKVHQPDNARINFITSKFPAIKVTEV; encoded by the exons CTTCCCATCCAATCACTTTTACAAACTCGTGTTGTGTCCAAACTATTCAGGCACACAGAGATAAGGTCTCTCGATCTTGATTATAGCGGAATATTTTCTGTAGAACGAAGTCAGTTAGAGGTTATTAATATCATCCAGAATGTTTTTAACAAACACGAAGGAATGGAGATAAAACGATTTGTTTTGTGTCCCAATGGTATCGATTGGGAGGAGTCGGTAACCTCGTGGATCAATACATGTATTGGTAAAAATATCCAAGAGATAGTGTTAGATTTCTCAAAATCTAGGGAAGTTGTGGAGATCCCGATCGATTTCTCAGCTATTAAGACACTAACAGTATTGAATCTAGGATGGTGTAAATTTGATGAAATACCAAACAATTCTCCCGAAGGTTTGAAGCTCCTGAAGAAACTCTCGCTTACGCGAACTATGACGACGAAAGAGATGGTAGATGCAATTTTAAGAAACTGCATCCACCTTGAGTTACTTGAACTAAATGAATGTTTCATTTATGGGATATTGACCATACCCGCTCTTAATCATAAGAAGTTCAAGTCGTTGGTCTTGTCTACTATGTCAAATATCACCGACATCGTTGTGCATGCACCCACTCTCGAATACTTCAAGTATGAAGGATATGTCACGAATATAACATTTTCGACAACAGATGCACTAAAAGAGGCAAATATCCACTACAAGAGGAATCGACATATTTATGATCCTTCTGACATGGTGATTTCTAACATGAAAGACTTTACAAAAGTTTATGTCCTTGCAACGACAAACATCTTTCTTGAG GCTCTCATAAAAAGACATGTAGGAGGAGGAAGACTGGAAAGAAAGGGTACTTTCAAGTTTGAGAACTTAACAGATTTCAAGATTTCCTTTAACGCTCGATCAATTTGTACTCTTTTCGAAATTGCTGAATTCCTCAATGACTGTCCTAAAGTGGAACGGCTTGTGATCGAc ATTCAAAACTTCGAATATGCAGACCGATTGGAATTTTGGGAGATTCATCTGAAGGAAGAGATTGAGAACAACAACTACCTTTTCATGTTTCTCAATGAAGTCAAGATCATCGGCTATAAAAATCACTGGCATGAGCTTGATATTATAGAGTTCTTTGTCAAGAATGCACCAGCTCTAGTCAAGGTTGACCTGGAGATgcctaaaaattcaaaaaccaaagTTCACCAACCAGACAATGCAAGGATCAATTTCATTACAAGCAAATTTCCAGCGATTAAAGTTACAGAAGTTTAA